A region of the Candidatus Izemoplasmatales bacterium genome:
GGAGATGAGCGCGAAGACGGTCGTGTCCGTGTCGAACCGGACGGTATCGTATCGCCTCGTGGACGGTTCCGCGATCTCGAAGTCGTCGCGGAGGAGATAATCGAGGCTGACGTGGAACAGGGATCCGAGCCGGACGAGCTTGTCCGTCTCCGGATAGGCTCCGCCCGACTCCCATTTCGAGACGGACTGGCGCGACACGCCGAGATGGTCGGCGAGCTGTTCCTGGGTGATGTTCTGCTTCTTGCGGAGTTCCTGGATCTTGGCTCCCGTGGTCATGGAAATCCCTCCCTGTATTGCCTTCATTGTACCAAGCCGATCCTGGGATGGGAACCAAGATCGTGGTTCGATCCGTCAACTTGAGGTTGCGCGGGCGAGATTTCGCCGAAATTCCCGATGAAACGGGACGAGTTCGTGCCCGGTCGAGAGGAATCGGCGATATTGATGCCCGTTCGCGGAACGGAGAACGGGCGCCGATCCACCGGCGGAGGCGGCGCCCGTCTTCGATTCTTCTACTTCACGTCGATCTTGAGGACTTCCTCGTCGTCGTCGCGGACGCCGGTGTCGATGAAGCCGTACTTGATGTAGAACCGGTAGGGCATCGGTCCGTCGGTGTCGCAGGAGAGATAGAGCGTCTTCTTCCCTTCCGCACGGCATTTCTCGAGGAGCATGTCCAGGACCTTCTTGCCATGACCCTTGCCCTGATACTCCCCGCCGATCATGAAGCGCCACAGGTAGAGGGCGGGCTTGTCCTCCGCGGGCATCTCCTCCGGGTGCAGGTGGAGCATGATGAAGCCGATCGGGACTTCGTCGAGATAGACCGCCCTGGGCCAGGCGTCCGCCTGGTTCAGGTAGGCCTGGGCGAGGGACGAGGTGTTGTCGGCGACGCACTTCTGCTGTTCGGGGGTGAGGGTGGAACTGAGTTTGCGGATCGCCTTGAAGTTATCGTTGGTGACTTCTCTGAATGACAGTTGGGGCATGAGGAACCTCACATATAGGAGCGATTCGAATTTCGTTGTCGAACGATATGCTATGATAATGTCTACATGTGGCGATGCGTCGTTATGAGACTATTGCTATTATCGAGGCAATAAATGTCAACCAATAACATCACTCTTTGCCCAAATCAGCGGCGACTCGGGGCAAATATTGGTCAGATTATTAGTCCAACATCGAATATTTACACAATTTTGAGATGGTTTTTTCCACCATATAGATGAAGAGCCATCCATAACTTAGTTTTTTTAAATACCGGTGGGGAAAAAGAAGAACGCAAGCTTCGCGAAACGCTGTCATGGCTGATTTTCTTTGAAGCACCACTCCTCTTGCATTCGTGAACAAAGAGAGCAATAAAATCATGCCCATTAACTATGTCTGATAAACTAGAAAATGCGTGGTTGTGTTTTTCAATACTCCACAAAACCATTTTTGCGGAATCAATTTGATTTGTTGGATTCATCGTGTCTATCTGCGTTACTAAATTATTAAAAAAAGTCGCGAGATTTGGGTCGTAAGCAGAATCAATATTGATTCCCGAAAAGTTGACGTTCCATCGATGTATGTCGTTACACTTTCTTAAAATGGAGAGATCGAACAAGGCTTTTAATGTTTGATTCCTAAGAAGCCTAAACGGGGTGGTCCCTTTATAGTAATTTGAGTGTATCGCAATCATTGGAATATCTCGAGTGACCATCATCATTTCTGCACAGCAATGATCACAATGGAATATCTTCGTGCTTATCGGTGCTATCTGATAATCTTTGTCGCGTATCGCAATTACTCGAGGGTCTGATACAAAGTAATTGGTTATTATTCTCTCAATTGCCCCTTTTGCGCCATATGAACGAATTAAAGTTGCTTTTGGAGTAACTAATGGGCGAAACAAGTCTATATCACCCGGACCTTCAACAAGAACAAAGGTTGCTTGTTTGAGAATATCGGCGCCCAAGTGTAACGTGAGGGTTGGAATTGTACTAAATTCATCCAGGTTATCTAGTATTGAGTTAGTTGCCATATTTCATCCCGAGGTCGATTTGCAAATCCCAATTTTCATTAATCACTTGAGGGGAGTGGGTGGCAATAACTATATTTATTTCCTTTTTTTTGATTTCCAAAATCCTCTTGAAATCGTCGAGTAACTCTTTCTGCCACGAAATGTGTAGTGATATTTCAGGTTCGTCAATTAGCAGAAAGAGTTTCCCGGTAGCGCCAAATATTAAATCATAATATAGAACGATAATCTGCTGTTCTCCGGAAGACAACTGGTTCAGACTCAGTTCTTTTTTGGATTCAATATCTCTAACTATCATGCCTGACTTTTTTGTAATAAAAATCTCTTTGAAGTATAACTTGCCGTTGACTAAAGATAGAAAAGTCTCCAACTTCTTAACAAGCGGTTCAAAAACGCTGTATTTTGTCTTTGAGTCGTCAAAATATATTTTCAACGCCGTGGCATAATTTGGGTTAAATGGAACCGAACTAATATTACTGATTTCTGCCAACTCATACTTGTTCAGATTTTTTTGATTGTTTGTCAATTCTTTCAATTTTTCCGAATATTCAACCTGGGTGATTCCTTCGCTAGAAGAAAATAGTTTGGTGGGGTATGAACTGTCGAGTTGATTAGAAAGAATTGAGTGTGCATTAAGCACACTTTCAATCTCCTTCTTGATGTCATTTGGAATTCGATCGATTACTTGAATTATCTTTGGCGCTCTATCGCTGTATTCAAATTCGTTTTGTGGCTCCCGATTTTCTTCAATTAATCTTTGCTCTTTGATAAGTTTCACTTCGGGCATATAACTACGCACTTTTTTCATTACGGCAATGACACTCTTTATTTTATTCAATTCTTTTTCTGCAAGATTATTGTCTCTTGTACTACACTCGTCCATTATGTCAAAAAAGAAGTCATCATCAGTATCGAAATTGTACATGTCGCCTCTAATCCTAAGTCTTGAATCATTAATCAACATTCTTTCTCGTGTTCTGAGATCGATGTATTCGTTTGGACCAATTCTCTCGATATATGAAGGTAACCCTCTTTTTCTTGCGCTTTTTTTGTTATTGAAAGATGGTATATGGAACTTAATTTCATTTATTGAAATCTCCTCTGAACTCTTCTTAAGTTCAAACTGCTGATTGTTGTCAAACGTCATCAATAATGTTTGATACGAAAATCCAATAAGTTGATATAACCCTCCATTTTTAAACGCATTGATAATCTTGAGAATTGTGGATTTTCCAAATCCATTGGGTCCCGTAATTATTGTGATTCCGCCATTTTTTAGCTCGATT
Encoded here:
- a CDS encoding AAA family ATPase, with the protein product MLKSIAIKGLFGRFDYEIELKNGGITIITGPNGFGKSTILKIINAFKNGGLYQLIGFSYQTLLMTFDNNQQFELKKSSEEISINEIKFHIPSFNNKKSARKRGLPSYIERIGPNEYIDLRTRERMLINDSRLRIRGDMYNFDTDDDFFFDIMDECSTRDNNLAEKELNKIKSVIAVMKKVRSYMPEVKLIKEQRLIEENREPQNEFEYSDRAPKIIQVIDRIPNDIKKEIESVLNAHSILSNQLDSSYPTKLFSSSEGITQVEYSEKLKELTNNQKNLNKYELAEISNISSVPFNPNYATALKIYFDDSKTKYSVFEPLVKKLETFLSLVNGKLYFKEIFITKKSGMIVRDIESKKELSLNQLSSGEQQIIVLYYDLIFGATGKLFLLIDEPEISLHISWQKELLDDFKRILEIKKKEINIVIATHSPQVINENWDLQIDLGMKYGN
- a CDS encoding GNAT family N-acetyltransferase — encoded protein: MPQLSFREVTNDNFKAIRKLSSTLTPEQQKCVADNTSSLAQAYLNQADAWPRAVYLDEVPIGFIMLHLHPEEMPAEDKPALYLWRFMIGGEYQGKGHGKKVLDMLLEKCRAEGKKTLYLSCDTDGPMPYRFYIKYGFIDTGVRDDDEEVLKIDVK